DNA from Kineosporiaceae bacterium:
ATGCCGTGCGAGTGAGGGTGCGGGTGCGGGGTTTGGGCGCCGGGCGCGCGGGGATCCGGGGCCGGCCGGACGGTGGCGTCGGCGGGCTGATCAGCACGGGCTGCCGCTTGTCGTGGCGGCCGCCGTGTTTGCCGTGCCCCCCGCCTGCCGCCGGGGCCGGCTGGGCGGTGGTGAGCAGCGCCGTCAGGGCCACGCCGACGATCAGCGCCCCCCGGACTCGGGAGTGACGTGCCATGGACTTCCTCTCGTGATGGGTCATGCGGGCAGCAGTTCGAGCTGTCCCGAGGGCGGCCCGGCGAGGTCGGCGACCTCGTCGGGTAGCTCGATCCGGACCGGGCGGGCCGGGTCGAACTCGGTCGGGCGCTCGCCGCGACCGAAGAAGTGGGCGAGGGCCTCGACACTGCGCCGCGCCGCCTGGCCATCCCCGTAGGGGTTGGTCGCGTGCGCCATCGAGGCGTAGGCGGCAGGGTCGTCGTGAAGGGTGCAGACGGCGTCCACTACGGCGTCCTCGTCGGTGCCGATCAGGCGCACCGTGCCCGCGTGCACCGCCTCGGGGCGCTCGGTGGTCTCGCGCAGCACCAGGACCGGCTTGCCGAGCCCCGGGGCCTCCTCCTGGACGCCGCCGCTGTCGGTGAGCACGATCGAGGCGCGTTGCAGCAACCGGCAGAAGCCGCCGTAGGGCAGTGGCTCGGTGATCACGACATTCGCCAGCCCATCGAGGTGCGGCAGGATCGCCTCGCGCACCAAGGGGTTTCGGTGAGCGGGGAAGACCACCAGCAGGTCGGGGTAGCGCCGGGCCAGGCGGGCCAGGGCGCGCCCGATGCGCTGCATCGGTTCGCCCCAGGACTCGCGACGGTGGGCGGTCACCAGCAGCACCCGGGCGTCGCCGGCCAGCCGCCGTTCGAGTTCGTCGTCGCCGTAGGCCGGCACGCTCGCCAGGGTCTGGTGCAGGGCGTCGATCACGGTGTTGCCGGTGACCACGACCGCATCGGGTGAGACGTCCTCGGCCACCAGGTTGGCGCGGGCGGCCGCCGTGGGTGCCAGGTGCAGATCGGAGAGCATCGTGGTCTGGCGGCGGTTGAGCTCCTCGGGGAACGGCGAGGTGAGGTCATGGGTGCGCAGCCCGGCCTCGAGGTGAACCACGGGTACCTGGGCGTAGAAGGCGGCCAGCGCCACGGCGTAGGTGGTGGTGGTGTCCCCCTGGACGGCCACGGCGTCCGGCGCCACCTGCTCGATCACCGGAGTGATGCCCGCCAGCGTCCTGGCCGTGATCTCGGTGAGGGTCTGTCCGGGGGAGTGGATGTCGAGGTCGATGTCGGGGGTGATCCCGAAGACCTCGTTGACCTGGTCGAGCATCGCCCGGTGCTGACCGGTGACGGCGACGATGGGCTCGAAGTCGGCACTGTGCTGCAGCGCATGCACCAGCGGCGCCATCTTCACCGCCTCGGGGCGGGTGCCGTAGACCACCAGGATGCGTCGCGGTGATCCGGGGCGGCGCTCTGCGGCGCGGTCGATGAGAGGGATGGTCACGGTGCGGTTACCTCCACGGCGCGGATGGAGCGGAAGCGAACCTCGGCGTCCTCGGTGTAGAAGCCGTTCGCCCCGCTGAGATAGGGCTTGTCGTCGTCGCTGAATGCGGTGAGCAGCAGACCGTCGGCCGAGACCTTGATCGTGTTGCCCACCTGGGTGACACCGACCACGTGGGTGGTGCCGATGGGGAAGGCCGGGTTGGTTCCCGAGGCCAGGAATCGTTGCCCACCAGGGTGTTCCGGGTCCTGCTTGGACAGTTCCCAGCCGTTCGGTTTCAGGGCCAGGGCGTAGAACCGGTGTGGGTCCTGGTAGTGCCACAACACCCATCCGACTTCCCAGAGGTTGGGTGAGCCGGTGCGCAGTTGGCGCTCGGTGGTGACCGAGGTGGTCAGGCTGAGGTCGCCATAGCTGCGTCGGCTGACCACCAGGGCTGCGTGGGTGTGTTCGGTGCTGTCGGCCGGGCGAGGCGACAGGTGCAGGCTCTTCGCCTCGCCTCGCACCGTGCCGAATCCGGTGAACACCACGCGCCACGGGCCGTGCTCGGAACCGTCGGACCACGACCTGGTCATCGCCACCACCACGAACATCAGGACGCCGAGGACGAGCAGGGCGGCCACGCGGGCCCTCGCCGTGCGTCGGCGGTCGACCCGCACCGGCGCCGGTCGCGGCGGGGTGCGAGGCGGCGGCACTCGGGTGGCCGGGCCGGATCCGGTCACGCGCGGGTCCGGTCGGCAACGTCGGCCGTCTCGGCGGTCTCGGCGGTCTCGACGGTCGATGAGTGGTCCAGCAGGCCCCGCAGGTCGATCGTCCCGGACGAGGTGGACCTCGCGTCGGGGGCCACCTCGAGGCGTTCCTCGAGCGGTACCGGGGCGGTCGGCTGCAAGGTGAGGATCCGGGGTGTCGTGGCACTGATCGGCCGACTGGGACGCGCGGTCCGTTCCTCGATCCGACCGGTCTTGGCCCAGCCGGTGCGCCCGCGCACCATGCGCCAGGCCGCTCGCCACCCGGCGAGGTACCACATCAGTCCGTAGACCACGTAGCCGTGAGCCAGCAGCGCCGTGCGGGTCCAGCTCGGCCGTGGCATCTGGGCCGCGCGGTAGACGGCGGCGAAGGCCAGCGTCGGTCCCACGGTGAGCAGGTAGCTGCCGAGCATCCACCAGGCGGGTTCGCCCTGCCCCTGGGCGGCCCGGATCACGTGGGCGATCACCGAGGCCAGGAACGAGGCCGACAACAACGAGGCGATCAACAGCAACAGCGGAGCCGACAGGTGGTAGGCCAGGTCGGCCCGGGCGCGCTTGGGGGGCGCCGCGCAGCACCAGCGGCAACAACCGCCAGGCCTGCAGGTGGCCCTGGAACCACCGGGTCCGCTGGCGCAGCAGGGCGCTCAGCGTGACGACGCCCTGTTGGTGCACGTCGACCGTGGGGCAGAAGTCGGTACGCCAGCCGGCCGCGATCAGCCGGATGCCCAGGTCGAGGTCCTCCGTCAGGCTGCGCGACCACGGCCGATCGCCGAGCGAGGCCAGGGCGGACAGGCGCATGAACTGTCCATTGCCCCCCAGGCCCACCGAGCCGAGGTGGCGCCGGGCGCGCTGGAAGACGCGGGTGTAGACCACGAACTCCACGTCCTGCATCCGGGCCAATCGGCTGGAGAACCGGTTGACGATCCGCACCCCGATCTGCACCCCGGCCATGCGCGGATCGGCGAAGTACGGCTCGACCTCGTCCAGCGCCCGCGCGTCCAGGCGGCCGTCGGCGTCCAGCACCACGACGATCACATCGTGCGGATCGCGACCGGCCGCCTCGGCGCGGCGCAGCACCTCGCGACAGGCGGCGTTGAGCGCCTCGCCCTTGCCCTGGCGGGCCTCGGGTGGGTGTCGCCGGAGCAGGCGCACCCGGGGGTCGTCCAGGGATTCGACCTCGGCCGCGGTGGCGTCACTCGAGGCGTCGTCGATCACCACGATCTCGAGCCGGTCGTGCGGCAGGTTCAGCAGCCGGCTCACCGAGGCGCGGATCACCCGCTCCTCGTCCAGGCACGGCACGAGGACGACGAACCACGGACGCCGTGCGGGTACCCGCTGGCTGGGCTCGCCGGGCGCTGTGGGGCGCCGAGGCCGGTGACTGGCGATCAGCATGATCAGCGCATGGCCGAGGGCGGTGGCCACGAGGGAGCCGGCGAGCAGGCGCATCGGCCACTCCACCGGTCGGTAGCCCTCGGCGTCGCCATGGTCGGTGCTCGGCGGGGGGGCCGGTGCCTGGGCCGTGGGAGCGGTGGGTGTGGGCAGGTCCACCGTGCGTACGGCGCCGTCCTGGGTCAGCGAGAGGGCCAGCGGGCTGGTGCGCGACAGCAGGGGGGGAGCGGTGAACTGCACGTGGAACTGGTGGGTGAGGTCGACCAGCATCCGCGCGGGTGCGGCCGAGAACACCCGGTCGGGGCTGCCCGAGCCCACGGTGAAGGCGCCGGTCGCGGGGGCCAGGTCGGAGATCGCTGCGGCACCGGCGAGTTCGAGAACGAACAGCTGGGTGCCGCTGGCGGCCAGCCGAGAACGCACCCGGGCCAGGGCGGCCGGGTCCGGTGGGCGCAGATCGGCGGTGGCCAGGACGACGGTGCGTCGCACCGTGCTGCCCGAGGAGAAGGCCGCCAGGGCCGTCTCGGTGCGATGGGTGACCGACGCCTGCGCCGACGAGGTCGTCAGGGTGGCCAGGTCGGCCACCACCGGCGCCGAGTCGCTGGTCAACCTGGGGGCATGGTCCGGGTCCAGCAGGACGCCGCTGCGGGCACCGGCCGGCAATGCGTGGGCGAACTCGGCCAGGGCGCGGCGCTGAGCGCTGAGCGCCGTCCCGCTGAGGGACGGTTCGGGGACGATCACCACTTCGAGGTCCTGGCCGCTGAGCGGGGTGACCCTGGTGGGCGTCGCATTCGCCCCGGTGCCCTGCAGTCGCAGCCCGCGGCGGAGGGCGGTGGCGGTCGAGCCCGGCGCGGTCAGCACGGCCGAGATGGTCGGCCATCGGGACTGGTCCACCCGGCTGACGCGCAGTGAGTTGTCCGGCCCCGTGGGGGCCGCCTCGGCTGCGGTTGCCGACAGCGGCAGCAGCAGTCCGAGCACCGCGGCCGCGAGGGCCGGCAGTCGCCGCCTCACCGATCGGACGGCAAAGACATGCGGATATCGCCTGTGCCGGAAGGGGTTTGGACCGGTCGATCGCGGTGACGCAGCGGCAGCAGGCGGCATCGTGACCACAGTCCGGCCATCGTGATCACATAGAGCCCGAACAACAGCCCGGCTCCGTCCAGCAGCAGCCGCCCGGCCAGTGCGATGGCCGAACCATCGACGACGTCGAACATGTTCATCCCCCGGATCGCTCCCCGGTGTTGTCCCGCCCGCGCACGCCGGCGGTGCAGGCTCCGCCGATGCGCGACGGCCTGCTCGTGTGGTCTGGTCCTCCCCGAGAGGTGATGCCCAGGTGCGCCGATACGCTCGGCCGGCTTGGCCGGCTCGCTTGGACGGTGCCCCCGCACACGTCGCCGGTCACTTCTAGTGAGTGATCCAACTCGGTGTGCGATCAGACTAAACAGACGCCGATGCTCGTGTCAGGCGAATCTCACAATGAGTGTTCGAATGATCACTAAATGCTGTTCGCCATCCGTCGTGATGGCCTGGTCACCGCGGGTCGGAGGTCGCTTCGTAGAGGCGGCGGACGACGTCCTCGATCTCTGGTTCGACGATGCTGAGGTCGCGCACCGACGCGTGCGCGCTGAGCCGGGACAGCACCTCGGCCGCGGTCACCGTGCCGGGAGCGAACGCGAAGCGATGACGCAGGCCGCCGCCCTCGGCAGCCAGCACCTGGACGCCGACCAGCCCGGACACGGCCTGGGCCAGCGAGGCATGGGGCTCGGCGAGGTCGACGACGAGCACCCGCCGGGCGCCGACCCTCATCGTCAGTCCGGCCTGGTCGCCGTCGTAGACCAGCCGGCCGCGGTCGACGACGAGCAGGCGTTCGCAGAGCCGCTCCACGTCGTCCATGTCGTGGGTGGTGAGCAGCATGGTGCGGCCGTGGCCCGAGGCGCCGATGGCGGCGTTCTCCTCGCGGAGGAAGACCCGCAGGCGCTCCTTGCTGAGCACGTCGAGTCCGACCGTGGGTTCGTCCAGGATCAGCAGTTCGGGTTCGTGCAGCAGCGCCGCGGCCAGCTCGCCGCGCATCCGTTCGCCGAGCGAGAGCTGGCGGACGGGTCGCTGCAGGAAGGCGCCCAGGTCGAGGCGGTCGACCAGCTCGTCGCGTCGCGTCGTCCAGCGCCGGGTCGGTAGGCGGTGAACCGCGGCCAGGATCGTCAGCGACTCGGCCAGGGGCAGGTCCCACCACAGCTGCGAGCGCTGACCGAAGACCACGCCGAGGTGGGCGGCCAGCTCACGTCGCTGCCGGACCGGATCGAGGCCGCACGTGCGCACCTGACCGGAGGTCGGGGTGAGGATGCCGCTCAGCATCTTGATCGTGGTCGACTTGCCGGCGCCGTTGGCCCCGATGTAGCCCACCGATTCGCCGGGGGCGACGGTGAAGCTGATCTCGTCGACCGCGCGTACCTGGCGGACGCCGCCGCGCAGCCGCCCGCCGACCCGGAACTCGCGTACCAACCGGTCCGCCTGGATGATGCTCACCCGCCACCCCCTTGATAGTGCTGTAACCCGTTGCGCCACAGGGCCAGAGCCGCTGTCACGGTGAGCCCGCCCACCGGCAGGGTGTACCAGCCGAGCCAGCCGGGGAGGCCGACCGGGCCGGTGCGGCCGAGCAGAGCGAGGGTGGGCAGGTATCCCACGAACGCGGCCGGGACCACCGCGGTGAAGAAGGCCCGGGCCGGTGCCGGCAGCACCGCGGTGGAATACGACGCCACGTACCCGCCGCCGTAGGTGAAGGCGTTGGCGACCTCGCCACCGTCCACCAGCCGGAACTGCAGGGCGCCGGCGGCGATGAACAACCCGGTGAAGATCAGGCCGCCGCCGACCACGGTCGCCGGGACCAGGGCGACCCGCGCCGGGGTCCAGTCCACCGGCGCCCGGGGCAAGGTCACGATCAGGACGACGACATAGAGCGTCAGCCGGGCCAGGCGCCTCAGCTGCACGTCGCCGAGGATCAACTGCGCGAGCACCGGGAGCGGTCGCAGCATCATCGTGTCGAGCGTGCCTGCGCGGACGATGCTCGGGATGGTGTCGAGTTGACCGGCCACCAGGTCGGCCAGGGCGAAGCCGGATCTGGCCAGCGCGAAGACGAGGAAGGACTCGACGACCCCCAGGCCACCCAGCAACGCGGTGTTGTGGAAGATCAGGTAGACCTCGACGAACTCCAACACGGCGAACGAGAGGCTGTTGAAGACCTCGAAGGCGAACGAGGTGCGGTAGGTGAGTTGCGATCGCACGCGTGAGCCGAGCAGCGCTCGGTAGGGGTGAAGGCGGCCGGGGCGCGCGGCGTCCGGTGTCGTCGACGGGTCAGCCACCCTGCACCACCAGCTTGCGGGTGGCCCGGTGCAGCACCGCGCGGCCGACGCCGAGCGTGGCCACCGCCCAGAAGGCCTGGACGGCGAGTGTGCCGAGGGCGGCCGTGCCGCTGACCCGTCCGGTGATGACGTCGATCGGGGCCTGCAGCAGGGACGGGAACGGGGTCGCGGTGGCCAGGGTGTCGAGCCAGCCGGGGAACCAGGACACCGGCACCACCAGCCCGCAGAGCAGGCTCGAGATCGCCACGTAGCTGCCGATCACACCGCGGATCTCGACCAGCCAGAACGCGGTGAGGTTGACCGCGAACCGGCAGGCGAACGAGATCACCACGGCCAGCAGGACGGACAGCGCGCCCAGCAGGTAGGGCAGGGGGTGGGCGGGGAGCGCCAGGCCGAAGAGCAGCGCCCCGATCAGCACCGGGGGCAGGCTGCGGGGCAGCAGGCTGTAGCCGGCCCGGCCGAGGTCGGTGGCCAACCAGCTCAGTTGCAGGTCGACCGGCCGCGCCAGGTCGATCGCGATGTCACCGGTGCGGACCCGCAGCGCGAGCTCGTTCCACTGGAACACGTTGACGGGGGTGATCAGGGCCTGACCCAGCCAGGCGTAGGTGATCACCTGGTGGGCGGTGTAGCCCCCGGCCGAGATGGCGCCCGCCCCGGCGACGGCCGAGGCCAGGATCGCGGCCCGGGCCAGGCCGAAGACCGAGTTGGTGAAGGCGCCGGCCACGGTCGCGAGGCGATAGGTGGCGTAGCGGTGGAAGCCGGCACGCAGGAACGCCAGATAGGCCGTCACGACATCGACCTCAGGGTCGGGTCAGGGCGAGCACCCGGTCGAGGCCGTGGTCGGGGCCGGAGGTGCGCGGCAGGATGAGCACCCGACAGCCGACCTCCCCGGCGCCCGCGTCGTCCCGCCAGTTGTCGCCCACCATCAACGCCTGGTGAGCGGGCACGTCGATCAGCTTCAACGCATGCTCGAAGATGGCGCGCTCCGGCTTGACCGCGCCCACCTCGTACGACAGCACCACGGCGTCGAACAACTCGGTCAGGCCGCACCGGTCGAGGACGTCGTGGATGTCCATCCCGATGTTGGAGACCAGGGCGGTGCGGACGCCGGCTGCGCGCAGTTCGGTCAAGGTCGGGATGGCATCGGTGTAGAGCGTCCAGAGATCGGTGACCGATGCGTACAACGCGGCGATCAGGTCGTCGTCCAGGTCGGCGAAGTGTCGATGGACCAGCTCGGAGAACACCCGGCGGTGGACGATCGGGTCGAGGTCCCGCCGGTTGTGCGGGTCGATGTCGCGTGCGCCGTCCCAGACATGGTGCAGCAGGTCGCTCAAGCGGGTCGCCCGTGGTTCACCGAGGGCTTCGGCCGCCGAGCCGTCGCGGTCGAGAGCAGCCCAGGCCAGATCGAGCCAGGCCGAGCCGTCCCCCTGGTCGACCAGGGTGCAGTGGAAGTCGAACAGCACCGCCCGGATCGAGGGGTCGGCGGGTCGCAGCATGGTGGTCTCCCTCGGCTGCCGGGCAGGCACCGGCCGGCTCGGCGGATCGGGGCGCGAGGTGCGCTCGGGCGCTTCGCAGTCACTTACTCTCTCAGACCCCGGACGGCCCCTCCGAGCGAGGCTCGGGTCAGGGGTTACAGCAGAAAGTAGCCGTTCAAACACTCTCAGTTCTATTGATCTAGGGCTTCTGACTTAACCCTCGCATGGGCATGCCTTAATTCAGCAAAGTGTCAGCACCTGGTTCGCCGACCTGCCTATAGTTCAGGCGTCGCTCGGGTGACACGACCGCCATCGGCGGGGGGATGCAAGGGATTACCGCCACTGGCGGGGGGAATCATGAAGACAGGGACGTCGAGCGTGTCCATTCTGACTCAGCCACCGGCCTCACCGGCCCATCAACTCGAAGCGGAGAGCTCTGCGCCACGCAACGTCGTCACTCGACTGACGTTGGACAGCGACGATGCTGTCGGGCCCCGGGAACTACTCAACCGGTACCGGCAGATCCTCATCGTTGCCGATGTCGGGGCTGCCCTGGTGGCCGGGGTGACCGGGCTCTTCATCCGCTTCGGCAGCGAGGCGTCCTCGCCCTACATTCTGTTCAGCCTGCTCGCCCCGGTGTTGTGGGTGGCCTCGGTGGCCATTCAGCGGGGCTATGAGAATCGCTATCTGGGCACCGGGCCGGAGGAGTACCGCCGGCTGGCCGATGCGACCCTCTTCCTGTTCGCGGTGACGGCGGCGTCCTCATTTGTGATCAAGGGCGATCTCTCCCGCGGTTACGTCATGATCGCGTTGCCGATGGCGCTGTTCCTGAGTTTCGTGTTGCGCCGGCGGATGCGCGCCTGGTTGTTCAAGCGTCGGTTGGCCGGGCAGGGCCTGAACCGGGTGCTGGTCGTCGGCCGGGCCGATGCCGCGGCGCATCTGGTCGAGCAGCTCGATCGTGAGCCCTGGCACGGGCTGGTCTCGGTGGGGGTGTGCATCCCGGCCTCGCCCGAGGGGGCACCTGTGGCCCAGAACGCCGAACCCGGTCAAGAGGCGACGGCCGGCATCGTGGACGAGATCATGGCGGCCGTGTCGCAGTTGCGCGCCGGGGTGGTGGCGGTGGCCTCTCACCCGGACCTGTCGGGGCATGCCCTGCGTCGTCTGGCCTGGCAGCTCGAGGAACGTGGCGTCGAACTGATCGTCTCGCCCGGGATCGTCGAGGTGGCCGGCCCGCGGCTGTCCATCCGGCCGGTGGCCGGGCTGTCGCTGCTGCACCTCGATCGACCGGTGACCCAGGGCGGGCGGATGCTGGTCAAGGGCGTGCTCGACCGGACGCTGGGTGCCGGGCTGTTGCTCGCGACCTCGCCGGTGCTGCTGGTGGCCGCCCTGGCGGTCAAGCTGACCTCGCCCGGGCCGGTGATCTTCCGCCAGACCCGGGTCGGGGTGGGTGGCAAGCCGTTCCAGATGCTGAAGTTCCGCTCCATGGTGGCCGACGCCGAGCAGCGCCGCGCCGAGCTGGAGGAGCTCAACGAGAACGATGGCCTACTCTTCAAGATCCGGAATGACCCCCGGGTGACCCGGGTGGGTGCGGTGCTGCGCCGCTACTCCCTCGACGAGCTGCCGCAGTTGTGGAACGTCGTGCGTGGCGACATGTCCCTGGTTGGGCCTCGGCCGCCCCTGCCGCAGGAGGTGGCCGCGTACGACAGCGACGCCACCCGGCGGCTGCGGGTGCGCCCGGGGCTGACGGGACTGTGGCAGGTGAGTGGTCGCAGCGACCTCACGTGGGAAGAGTCGTTGCGACTCGACCTGCGCTATGTGGACAACTGGAACTTCTGGCTCGACGTCGCCATCTTGTGGCGTACCTGGCGTGCCGTGGTCGGGCGAAGCGGCGCCTACTGAGTGTGTGTGCGGGTGGGCCATCTGTGGGACTGCCCCACTAGGCCTCCCCCAGGTGAAGCAACATGAGTGAACCAATAGGCGCTGACGTGAGGGGCTGTTATGAATGTCGAGATCCGAGCTGATCTGATCGAGTTCGTGGTCACGAACTACCTCTTCGGTGATGTTTCGCGTACCCCCAAGGACGAGGAGGCCTTGGTCGAGAGCGGCATCATCGACTCGACGGGCATTCTCGAGCTCATCGAGTTCCTCGAGTCCCACTTCGACATTGAGGTGACGGAGGCAGAGACGGTGCCTGCGAACCTGGGCAGCATCGCGGCCCTCACCGGATTCGTTGCGGGCAAGCGCGTTGCGCTGCCGAGTCTCTAGGCGCTCTCGAGGGCGTGACAGTGACTTCTTCGGGGGAGAACACAGCCGACCACCTCTTGGCTCAGGCTGCGCCAGGCGACATCGCGCTGGTCGAGGGGCAGTTTCGGCACACTTACGCTGACCTAGGCCGGGCCGCAGGGCGGATCGCCGCGGAGCTGCAGCTGCTCCAACTGGCGCCAGGTTCTCGGGTGGCCATCCTCGGCCCCAACTCTCTGCTCTGGGTCGCTGGGTATCTGGCGATCATGAAGCTGGGTCACGTTGCGGTGCCGTTGTCGGACAAGCTGACCCCCGACAGTGTGCGGCGTAACGCCGACCTCGTCGGATGCGTTGCCGTGGTGGTCGATCGGCGTGTGCTGCGGCGATTCCCGGACGTCTTCGCAGAACCGGTCGCGGTGGTGACCGACGCAGTGTTGCTCGACGAGGGCACGGTGTACTGGCCGGATCCCGAGCCGGTCGATCCCGACACTGACGCCGTCCTGATGTTCACCTCGGGCTCGACAGCCCAGCCCAAGGCGGTCCGCGTGACCCACCGGAACATCCAGGCCAATACCGCCTCGATCGTGGAGTACCTGGGCTTGCGTGGCGATGACCGGGTCCTGGTGATCCTTCCCTTCTACTACTGCTACGGCGCATCGCTCCTGCACACCCACCTGCGCGCAGGTGGTCGCATCGTCCTGTGCAACTCCTTCGTGTTCCCGGAAACCGCACTCGATCAGTTGGAGCGCGAGGAATGCACCGTCCTCGCCGGCGTGCCTTCCTCCTTCCAGCTGCTGCTGAGGGCAGCGACGTTCGCCAGCCGAGAACTGGCGTCACTGCGCATCATCCAGCAGGCGGGAGGGAAGTTGCCGCAGGTTCTGGTCGAGGAGCTCACCGCAGCCCAGCCGAACGCCCGGTTGTTCGTCATGTACGGCCAGACCGAGGCGACTGCGAGGCTGTCCTATCTCCCTCCAGAAAGGCTGTGGGAGAAGCAGGGTTCGATTGGCCGGGGGATCCCCGGAGTGACACTGTCGGTGCTCGGCGAGGACTGGCAGCCGGTGGCCCCGGGGCAGCCTGGAGAGATCTACGCGCGCGGTGCGAGCGTCACCGCGGGGTACTACGGCGATCCGGTCGGCACGGCCGAGAAGTACACCGAGCATGGCCTGCGCACCGGTGACATCGCCGTCCTCGACGATGAGGGGTTCATCTACCTCGTCGATCGGCGGGACGACTTCATCAAGTCCTGGGGTTATCGGGTGTCCAGCCAGGAGATCGAGGCGTGTGTGCTGCGCATGGACCGCCTGGTCTCGGCAGCTGCTGTCGGTGTATCGGATCATGAGGCGGGCGAGGCGATCTGCCTGTTCGTGGTCGGCCGCCCCGGTGAGCAGGTGTCCGAGGCTGATGTGCTCGCTTTCTGCCGTTCGCAGCTGTCGGCGCACATGGTGCCGCGATCCGTGATCGTGGTGAGCGCGTTGCCTCTCACGGCCAACGGCAAGGTGGCCAAGCCACGGCTGCGGGAGCTCGCCTCGGCTTCGACCCCCGAAGGAGCACACGCATGACACAACTGACTCGAGCGCGCGTCTCTCTGTCGATCTCAGTGGTCGTGGTGATGGTGGCCGCGGCCCTGTGGTGGACCGTGAGTCGCGACCAAGGGGAGACATCGATGCCCAACAACGCTGCGCCGGCGGATGTCTCGGCCGGCGACCTGGCCACGGCCTCGACGGCGCGTGTGTTCTTCGGCCATCAGTCGGTGGGGATGAACGTGCTCGAGGGTCTGCCCGCCCTCTACGCAGACCATGGGATGCCGGCGCCCCGAATCGAGCAGGGCCGTCGTCCCCTCACGACTCCAGGTGGATTCGTCGAGCACGACTATCTCGGGGTGAACGAACAACCGCTCGGCAAGATCCAGGACTTCGATCAAGCGTTGCGGAGCGGTCTCGCCGAGCACATCGATATCGCGATGATGAAGCTCTGCTACATCGATTTTCGCACCGACACTGACGTCGATGCTCTCTTCGCCGCATACCGCGACACGGTGGAGGCGCTGGAGCGGGACTTCCCTGACATCACAGTCGTCAAGGCGACGGTGCCGCTGATGACCGATCGTCGCGGGCTCTCCCAGCTCAAGGCCCGCCTCTCGGGGAATGACCGGTTCGGGCCGGCCGAGAACGTCGCCCGAGAGCGTTTCAACACCCTCGTCCGCGAGCGATACGCCGGTGATCACCTCTTTGACGTGGCCGCTGCCGAGTCCACGGCTCCTGACGGGTCCCGCTCGGGCGGCCGCCACGACGGGCAGGACTACTTCGCCCTGTACGACGGCTACGCCTCAGACCCGGGACATCTCAACGCGCAAGGCGCGAAGGTGGCGGCGGGAACCTGGGTTCGTGTGGTCGCCGGGGCTATCCGGTGACCGGGCCGACGATGCAGACCAGGACAGGAACCGACATCGTGGCTGTGGCGCGGATCGAGGACTTGGTGCGGGCGCGGGGAGATACGTTTCTTCGCAAGTGGTTCACGCCACGAGAGATCGCCTACTGCATGGGTAAGTTCCGGCCTGGACTGCACCTCGCCGCTCGATTTGCAGGCAAAGAAGCCGTTCTCAAGGCGCTGCCCGTGGCATGGACCGGCCCCATCCCTTGGCGATCGATCGAGATCGTCAATGAGGCCGACGGCCGGCCGGTGGTGACCTTGGGTGGGCTCGTCGGCGTGGCTGCGCGGCAGGCCAGGGCACACGACCTCCAGGTGTCCCTGTCGCACTGCGACGACTACGCCACGGCGGTAGCGCTGGTACAGGTTGCCGGGGAGGGCGCGCGGTGACGGCCGAGAAGGAGGTGCGCTCCGTC
Protein-coding regions in this window:
- a CDS encoding acyl carrier protein, whose translation is MNVEIRADLIEFVVTNYLFGDVSRTPKDEEALVESGIIDSTGILELIEFLESHFDIEVTEAETVPANLGSIAALTGFVAGKRVALPSL
- a CDS encoding AMP-binding protein gives rise to the protein MTSSGENTADHLLAQAAPGDIALVEGQFRHTYADLGRAAGRIAAELQLLQLAPGSRVAILGPNSLLWVAGYLAIMKLGHVAVPLSDKLTPDSVRRNADLVGCVAVVVDRRVLRRFPDVFAEPVAVVTDAVLLDEGTVYWPDPEPVDPDTDAVLMFTSGSTAQPKAVRVTHRNIQANTASIVEYLGLRGDDRVLVILPFYYCYGASLLHTHLRAGGRIVLCNSFVFPETALDQLEREECTVLAGVPSSFQLLLRAATFASRELASLRIIQQAGGKLPQVLVEELTAAQPNARLFVMYGQTEATARLSYLPPERLWEKQGSIGRGIPGVTLSVLGEDWQPVAPGQPGEIYARGASVTAGYYGDPVGTAEKYTEHGLRTGDIAVLDDEGFIYLVDRRDDFIKSWGYRVSSQEIEACVLRMDRLVSAAAVGVSDHEAGEAICLFVVGRPGEQVSEADVLAFCRSQLSAHMVPRSVIVVSALPLTANGKVAKPRLRELASASTPEGAHA
- the acpS gene encoding holo-ACP synthase, translated to MTGPTMQTRTGTDIVAVARIEDLVRARGDTFLRKWFTPREIAYCMGKFRPGLHLAARFAGKEAVLKALPVAWTGPIPWRSIEIVNEADGRPVVTLGGLVGVAARQARAHDLQVSLSHCDDYATAVALVQVAGEGAR